A part of Candidatus Glassbacteria bacterium genomic DNA contains:
- the folB gene encoding dihydroneopterin aldolase produces MDRLTLSGMKFYSHSGLFSFEKDVGQLFEIDVDCYVDLAKAARTDKVGDTVNYPLLFQAVKKIMEHSSFNLMERLAGEIAETALRDFPIRKITVRCRKPRVPVKGFIDYAEVEICREK; encoded by the coding sequence TTGGACCGGCTTACCCTCAGCGGCATGAAGTTCTATTCCCACTCAGGCCTGTTCTCGTTCGAGAAAGACGTAGGTCAGCTCTTCGAGATCGACGTAGACTGCTATGTCGATCTGGCTAAGGCCGCGCGCACGGATAAGGTCGGCGACACGGTCAACTATCCCCTGCTGTTCCAAGCGGTTAAAAAGATCATGGAACACAGCAGTTTCAACCTGATGGAACGCCTGGCCGGAGAGATAGCCGAAACCGCGCTGCGCGATTTCCCGATCCGGAAGATCACCGTGCGCTGCCGCAAGCCGAGGGTACCGGTCAAGGGATTCATCGACTACGCGGAAGTCGAAATCTGCCGGGAGAAGTAG
- the folK gene encoding 2-amino-4-hydroxy-6-hydroxymethyldihydropteridine diphosphokinase, giving the protein MPQAEGTGQGIHRLRGSRNLPGEVVLGRNSQVFVSLGGNLGNLRANLARARTKIAELDCTDLESASAQRLTEPVGVVGQPEFLNQVLRLSTGLEPQALLDCLLEIEKGMGRVRTSRWGPRIIDLDILFYGALRLETPSLVLPHPEVWVRPFFLDMIGELDSTFLQEWEEFRGERG; this is encoded by the coding sequence CTGCCGCAAGCCGAGGGTACCGGTCAAGGGATTCATCGACTACGCGGAAGTCGAAATCTGCCGGGAGAAGTAGTTTTGGGCCGTAACAGTCAGGTATTCGTTTCCCTCGGCGGCAATCTGGGAAACCTGCGAGCCAATCTGGCGCGGGCGCGCACGAAGATCGCTGAACTCGACTGTACTGATCTCGAATCGGCCTCGGCCCAGAGATTGACCGAGCCGGTGGGTGTTGTCGGGCAGCCGGAATTCCTCAACCAGGTGCTGAGACTTTCCACCGGGCTGGAACCGCAGGCATTGCTGGACTGTTTGCTGGAAATCGAAAAGGGCATGGGCCGGGTCCGCACGAGCCGGTGGGGGCCGCGGATAATCGATCTCGATATCCTGTTTTATGGAGCCTTGCGCCTGGAAACACCCAGCCTGGTGCTGCCGCACCCCGAGGTATGGGTTCGGCCTTTCTTCCTCGATATGATCGGGGAACTAGACAGTACGTTTCTCCAGGAATGGGAGGAATTCCGCGGGGAGAGGGGTTGA